Part of the Sorghum bicolor cultivar BTx623 chromosome 1, Sorghum_bicolor_NCBIv3, whole genome shotgun sequence genome, CTCTAGCCATGGCATCCACAACACATCAACTGTCATGACTACGAAGGATATCATCTTGTCGGCTTACAACTTTTAGCTTCTTCTCCAATCACATATGGTGGTCTGCAATATCTAAGGAAGCTACTAATCATTGCAATGGTCCTCAGTCTAATCCTTGCCACAGCTCCCTGTGCATGAAAGGCTAGAGTTCTCCTATTCATGCTGTCATTTGTTTTGGGACCACTGTACCACCACCATTATTATTTACATGCCGAGTTTCCTTAAGGAATTCAATTATAATGTCACTGCATTATTATTCCGTCATGCAAtattgcatgcatgcacatatatatagatcAAACTGTACTTGTTCTACCTAGCTCATCACAAAAAATGCTGTGttgtttttgcataaaaagttgTCTACTAAACATAATGAAGATCATAACCTGTATGGTGATACATCTTAAAATTAAACCTAAAAACAGTTTTGCAAGGTTATCCAAATAACTAGTAGATATATTAATAATATGTTTATCACCATAAGAAATGTCCCCCTGTTTTTAGTGGAGAGATCATGCAATATAGAAAACAAGAAATTTAATATCTTAGAACCTGCTACACATGTGATCTAAGAAGGACCATATATAAGGAACAATAACAATAAGATGGCAAATATTATATAGGGTAGCGGTTCATAATTAAAGGGTGCGTACAATCCAACCAACAACAAGAATAATAGCAACAGTAATAACACGGGGTAAAAGTACAGAATGACCGGGGATAGATGCATGCTTGCGTACGGTGATACGGCATAgattatatatatggctgatggTACTCGATCCTCTGGGCTACCGCTCCATCGATCGGCCTCTAGATGCTGCGCTCAATCTGCTTGAAGATGTCGAAGCTCTCAATGACTTGCTCCTTGGCCCTATCCTGTAAATTAAAGAGCAGCATGCACATGCATATGTACGTAAGAAATGGCATACCATATATATTGGACTCTTGCTCTGTTTCTGTATAAAttaatgtatagagaagacaggCAACTTTATTTTGCAGTAGTACCTCCAGATCAAAGCGTGCCTCAGTTACCTGAGGAGTGGGCACAACTCTAGGTTCTGGAGCGCTGTTGGAAGTGGCAGTAGAGGCAGTCGTCGAGCAGCGCGGGTCGCACTTCGCCCACTGCATATGCAGCACGTCATATCATAGAGAAAAATGTGTAAAAAAATGTCTTCaataattaattataattaACCAGCAATCTTACATTCTTGGCAGCCATGCTGAAGGCCTCCCTGTGAGGGATATCTGGCTTCGCAGCTTTGATGCGCTGAATCTCCTCCCTGCCACATATAATGTAAAGGGTAATGTATTAGTCAAAGAAAATTACGGCTGTCTATATATTATTTCTTTACAGAAGAGAGACATGGTTCATGCTATATATGGGACATCATCTAAGAAACACTACGGAAAATTGTATAAATCTTTTATCTTGTGTAATCCTACAATGCACAAGTAGTAGTTTCACGGCCGCTTCAAAATGTATGGTGGTTCGACCCATGCAATTTCTAAGGCCTCCCTCTAGCCATTAATTCCTCTCAAATTGCATTGTTCATGACCAACAAATAATACCATACAAAAACATTATCAAATACGAGACCAAGGTAGAAAAGTAGTACACTATATCCTACAAATTCTTAGGCTAATTGGTTAATGAAAGGTTAAAATTAAGCTTGAAGTGTGTGTGCACCTAATAAGAAAAGAAACAGAGGGACCATCAAATTAGACAATTAATAATTGTGTCGATAAAATTATTAAATTGGAAAATTAATTGCATGTTTAGCAATTGGTAAAGAGGTGAAACTACAAATAATAATATAGGCAAGCATAGTTTTTCAGCAATAGTGTGTATAGGAATTCAGGTCAAACGTGTCTGTCATTAAGTCCATTCTTTTCAAAATGGTTGTCATCATGAGTGTATCATATGTATGAGGCTGTACTTATTTGTTGTATGCTATCGGGTCTGTGAGAAGTCTTCTTCATTGATTCTATTTGCTAAAACTCGAATCTACTTCCTCAAAATGAATGTTTACAATACATGAAGATTGCATAGTATCACACCTTTATTTCATCCTTTTACATATTCAACAAAATTAAGCTAAAAGAGATACATATAGTGTGCTTTTGTTGTCTTTTATTATTCCTTCTAGACTCAAGGGAAATTAGTATCTTCTGTTAAAAGAATTGAATGAAATAGTTGTGAAGGAACAAAGTTCAATAAAATCACTGTATGCGCACCTTCCATTTCAGTGTTtgtatgtttgcttgcatggcatGAGTGTATTGGTTGTTCTAAAATTCTGTTTAAATACATTGCACACCCAGTAACTAGTATGGAATCACTATCCACACATTTGTTTTCGAAATCCTAACTGTTGTGATCTTGGAAATGGTTGGATGATAGAGTATCGGGCTACTAATATATATCTCGAAAATTATCTGGAAATATATAGCGATGGAAATTTACTAAAACTACATTAATGTCCACACAAGTAATTACTCATGGAGCTCAACAAAAAACAACATTGCTTGATGCAAAATAATAAAACCCAGAGTGAACTTTTTTTAATGGACTAATGTCTTTGTCAAATGTTTGCACTGCACAGTTCCTCCAGATTTTTTTTGAGAAGGGAGATTTATTGCCATCATAATAATGATGCATTGGATATAAACAATGTGTGAACTgtgaactatatatatatatatatataatgcacggcacggtctagctagttacTACGCGCTCGGAGCTAGTTACaacagagagatccagcagacCTCTACAGCAAGTTTGTATCACATTTTTTTGTCTTCTGCTACTGTGTAAATACTCAGGTTTATATAGTACGGATTTGCAAGCCTAGCTACTAGACGGTTTTACTTGCGTTGCGGAAAGTGTAAGGGGAGAGAGCGAGGTATCCATATATAGAGTGGATGCAAATCTACTCTACTTTATAATAAATAAACAATGAGATACGCATTGAACCTGGCCCCAACAGCAAGTCGTGTATAAATGAGATCACATGTGACTCTCTGAGACCATGTATTTGAAAAGCTATTATCCAAAAACATATATTTGAAAAACTTAAAAAGTAAAGAAGGAAAATGTTTCCTCACCTCATGAAGCGATTGTAAGCAGATGGGAGGCGGTGTTTCTTCTCCGGGGCTGCAATGAAAGAAAACAAATGCATTGAGTACAAGAACAATCTTAACTGTTTAATCAATCACATCAACTAAACGGAGGGTAGAGTTTGAGAAGTAAAAAAAATCACGTAAGAACAGAAAGAAACAAAGCAAAGAACATGGATGAGTCAATGATTCTTGCTGCTGCTACTTACGCTTGACAACGAAAGGCATTCTCGGGCTGAGCTCAGTTGATGTCGGCGAGGCCAGCGGCAGCGGTTGGTTCCTCCTGCAGTCATTGCAGGGTCCCTGACACTGTGAAATGGCAGCATAGCAATCAAAGATAGGTCCCAGCGCGCTTCAAGATCTCACAACGTTAGCGATGCATCATGTGAATGGAATCAAGTTATCATTTACTAGGCCATCAAAATCTGGTTATTGTGGATATCATCTAGATCTTTGTTTCCAAAAGAAAATGTGTTTTTTAGGagaaccatgcatgcatgaatgcCACAGCAGGGCAgctgctgctactgctactgctgctgCCGCCTCAAAAAAGCTCAACACTGCCTTTTGCAGCAACGAGCGAGGGCCTACCCAGGCCGCGCGCAGAGATGAGCAAAAAGAAATTTTTTGTAGTCCAGCGTTGTTTAATCTTGCCTTGCAAACAGTACTTTGAGTAGTTCAATaaagcagagagagagagagcaaagtAGCAGCACGCGGATGCAACTGAAAGTAAAGCAAAACCATGGCCATATTTCATGAGAAAACCCCATTGTTGTATTTCTCACACCGACTATATTCggtcccccccccccaccccccccaaaaaaaaaactagcatATTGAACAAAGAACACGAACACGAACACGAACACGGTTAGCTGAGGATATGTTTGGGTAACTAACTAAAGATCAGAGCAGATGTATTGATGCACACCGTACCTGGAATGGCCCCAAGGGGTGATCAGTCGGCGAGAGCGGCTGCACCATGGGGGGCCGTGGACTGAGGTAGGAGAGGTTGTTGCAGTGGCCGCACTTGACAGTCACCGTGTCCATCAGCCTCTTGCATGGAACCCCAACCTGCAGCTACCCAAGAAGcacaaaatcaatcaatcacagcAAGCAATCAGATCAACAACCTGTTACTAGATCAACTCCATGCCTTTGCATGGCACTGTCGATCGAAGAAAAGCAATAATAGCAGCTGGAAAAGAATGCTCAAGGAGAAAGAAATTGAGGGATGAGAGGTGGATAAAGGCAGCGGAGAGAGTAAAGAGAAGATTCTTGTCCAATCTGAACTTCAGTATGCATGTAACAACAAAGAAGACAAGATATGGAAGCTTGCGAAGCACCAAAAACATATAGAAGTGAAAGACGGAACATGGTACTATCAGGAGGCGAAGAAGCAGCGAGCGGAATATTCCACAAAGAATAATCAGCATGTGTGGCACATCAGTCATGTCCCATGTGCAATTCTagtgcatgtatatatatgtccTCCGCCTCCTCCAATCTTGAGAAAGGCAGGATTTAATTGGTTGCCATGTGAATGAGCTAGTATAGTAGCACTGGCTAGCACCATCATACAAAGCAAGGATATACATatgcagaaaataaaaagaaatgaaaagaaaagaaaaatgggaaccAGCAGAAAACCTGTCTGAGTTTTAGCCAAAGAAATAACGAGCGCAAGAAATCCATATCTGGTGCTAGCTAAGCTAGCTAGCCGCATCTCATGATCTTCGCCATGTGATAGACGTTTCATTATTCGGATCCGATTTCTCGAGGAGTTTACCGCGAGCACGGTGTTGCAGTAGGTGCAGCGGACGTAGCACAGGTGCTCGGACTGCGAAACCATGTCCATGCTTGCTTGGTGGCCGTCCGGCgtggaggtggcggcggcgccgcgggcggtggtggtatatatatatgttggaaCTTCGGAGGAGCCTCTGGGGAGAGAGCAAGCACCGTGTGTCTGGCTGTCTGCTAGATGTGTGGTGAGGCGAGATACTAATAAGGCGGAGGCCGCCGGGaggtagaagaagaagaagaaggactgAAGGAGTGGAGCACGCCAcgggtagagagagagagagagagagagagagagttgggttCCGCTTCAAGAGAAGATGGGGGTAGGGTTTCTATTCCTGCAATAATGCCTGGGCCCCACGAACACATGGGTTCGTACGCACGAGACCAACCACGCAGCGATCGAGCGGAGCTGGCTGCACACACCACGCACCATAAATCTTTTCGAGACAAAGCAAGCAAGACGCACACacacggccggccggccggccggcgcgcgGCCTAACAACCCCTGCAGCATAGTGAGTGATCCGTCTCTACTCTCTCGCTCTCGCTCTCTCAGGCAAGTGTACACCTCAAGGGAAAGGAACAGTCTCCCTGCTCATAGCATCTCGGGGCGCGCATAGTGTGCGTGCATGGTTGGAGTGGCGCGTCCAACCAATTACGCGCCTCTCTCATCGATATGATCCACCACCAGTACCGCTGCTAGCTCCCTGTGGTAGCGTACTACTAGCTAGTGCCTATATGTGCGTGTGTGATTGATGAACAGATGTGTATGATCCACTGCGATCGCTCCAATAAAGGGCGGCGACCGATCCATCAATTTGATGACTCGAAGTCCTTTAATTTAGTTTGGACGTATACATGCATAGGGGACTGTTTGTGGCACAACTAAAGCTCCAAGAATTTTTGGAACTGCTCGTCCCTTAATCCTATCCAAATTCTTGGACCTAAAGTTCAGgggtatatatatattgatGGCCTATTTGGCAGGGTTCTGGCTCTTTTGAAAACGGTTCTGGCTCTGACTTCTTTGAAGGAGTAGCTCTTCTCCAGGAGCAAAAATTATTCTAAAAAACGTTTAGCAAAATAGTTTCTTCTGTTTTTCTGAAAATGGATGAGAGATGTTGAATGTCTATAGTGCCCCTGATTTATTTAATTGGTTGTACATATAATGTATGCTTCATGTCACTTTGTAACATGATTGTCCAAAATTAACAAAAATTAAATCTGAAAGAGATCGCAAAACGACTTCTTGTGTTGTATAAGTGAAAAAGATCAATTCGTCCAATCTACCCTGCATAATTGATTTTTATTTCATACATTAGTGTATTTGATATTGTTCTACACCAATAAGAAATTATTAGAACATAGGATTGGACTTGAATTCAACACCATAAAACATTGAAAGGGTTATTTGATCGAATAGCATGGCACAAAAAGATGATATAAGGTCTATTTTACAAGaagtccttcttcttccttgagaCACATAGCGCAACAAGGGCTGCTATTGTTCGTCTAGGCGAGCGGAGGCGAGTGGTAAACATATAGCCTGCCTGAGAGGGGAGGGCACGCAGTCTTTGTGCTCGTGACCACAGATAGAGCCGCGTGAAGCCACAAATTTGGGCTCCATCAATCCTTTAGAGAAATGGCTCCGGCTCCCTGTGGGCTCCTCCGGCAAATTAAGCTACTTTTCAACTAGGCATTTGGTAGCGCCACAGCAGGAGCCAGAGCTGAAGGTGCGTTCGGAGCCCTGCCAAAAGGCACCTAGCCTGAATGTATTTCAATTGATGAGTTGTATTTATTATTAGTGTACTTCTCGCATTTCAAGAAGTCAATCAATTTTAAGTTTAACTACATCTTGTATGTCCAAATGGGTTTACTGTGATCTAGTGATGCTTATTTTGTATCATGAATATTGGTATTTTTATAGGAGTATATCTAAATGGACTGACTCCTTGAAATTCGTTATGTGTACTTATTTTTTGGGATATTTAAACCACTTATTTTGTACTGCAAACATTAAAATTCTTACATGGTTCCCATAGCTATAGTTGGGCTAAACATAGCCTACATATATCTGATGTTTTTTTTTGCCTAATAACAAAGATGTCATGGCATTTAACACAAGGATGAAAGTGGGTCGGTCTACAGCCCTGCAAATAGGCCATTTTAATACAAATCCAAAGTGGTCATTGATGTAGCTAGGGCGTGTATGCATTGTTTGTAGATATATGTGAAGTGCCGTACTTATTAGTAATTTAATCATATACATTCATAATATTCCATATATGTTGTGAATggaagaaatatatatgtatattgcACATGGGATGTGGCCAAAGAAAAGGCATCATGAGAAACCTGGATGGTGACCTGTCTTCAGTTTGTATCAGAGGTCTAAGTTTTGGTTAAGCTGTTGTTCTCAGCATTGGTGTTTTGTTCGAGTAAAACTTCATCCCTTTCCGTTTTGGATTGTGTGTAAGGCCAACTGGAACCATATATACACGAAAATTATTATGTCAAAAAAATATACACGAAAATTAGAGTCTAACTTACTTAATTTGGTTTCGCTTGCAGAGTGAATATCACAATACATCCAATATATATGGTTGTTGTGATTAGACCGAAGCAAAGGCCCACCAAAACTTTGCGTGATATTTTCAACCACTCTTAATGTGCTCTGTGGACAGTTAGCCTCTATTTTTCAGTAAAAGACAAAATGTCATAAGACAATCCGAGCCACCGAC contains:
- the LOC8056888 gene encoding protein DROOPING LEAF isoform X3, encoding MDMVSQSEHLCYVRCTYCNTVLALQVGVPCKRLMDTVTVKCGHCNNLSYLSPRPPMVQPLSPTDHPLGPFQCQGPCNDCRRNQPLPLASPTSTELSPRMPFVVKPPEKKHRLPSAYNRFMREEIQRIKAAKPDIPHREAFSMAAKNWAKCDPRCSTTASTATSNSAPEPRVVPTPQDRAKEQVIESFDIFKQIERSI
- the LOC8056888 gene encoding protein DROOPING LEAF isoform X2; protein product: MDMVSQSEHLCYVRCTYCNTVLAVGVPCKRLMDTVTVKCGHCNNLSYLSPRPPMVQPLSPTDHPLGPFQCQGPCNDCRRNQPLPLASPTSTELSPRMPFVVKPPEKKHRLPSAYNRFMREEIQRIKAAKPDIPHREAFSMAAKNWAKCDPRCSTTASTATSNSAPEPRVVPTPQVTEARFDLEDRAKEQVIESFDIFKQIERSI
- the LOC8056888 gene encoding protein DROOPING LEAF isoform X4, translated to MDMVSQSEHLCYVRCTYCNTVLAVGVPCKRLMDTVTVKCGHCNNLSYLSPRPPMVQPLSPTDHPLGPFQCQGPCNDCRRNQPLPLASPTSTELSPRMPFVVKPPEKKHRLPSAYNRFMREEIQRIKAAKPDIPHREAFSMAAKNWAKCDPRCSTTASTATSNSAPEPRVVPTPQDRAKEQVIESFDIFKQIERSI
- the LOC8056888 gene encoding protein DROOPING LEAF isoform X1; amino-acid sequence: MDMVSQSEHLCYVRCTYCNTVLALQVGVPCKRLMDTVTVKCGHCNNLSYLSPRPPMVQPLSPTDHPLGPFQCQGPCNDCRRNQPLPLASPTSTELSPRMPFVVKPPEKKHRLPSAYNRFMREEIQRIKAAKPDIPHREAFSMAAKNWAKCDPRCSTTASTATSNSAPEPRVVPTPQVTEARFDLEDRAKEQVIESFDIFKQIERSI